From a region of the Narcine bancroftii isolate sNarBan1 chromosome 5, sNarBan1.hap1, whole genome shotgun sequence genome:
- the LOC138765372 gene encoding uncharacterized protein yields MTYPSKGHRQSLTVPTGPANHLPLQQSLTNHFPLQQDPPITYPSNRSHQSLTPPPTTNHLPLQQDPEITYFSNRPPPITYHSKRTPPITIPSNRTHISLTPPTGPHQTLTLPKGSHQSHTPPTVPTNHLLLQQGPTNHTPPTGPHQSLTPLTGPRQSLTPPTGPTNHLPLEQVPSITDPPQNSLPPITYLYNRTQKSLTLPTGPHESLNTLKEHHYPIQLDPPITYPTNRTTPIIYPSNRTTPITYPSNRTLPITYPSNRTPPITYASSRTLPITNIPKWPHQSHTPPKGTHQRLPTPIGPRQ; encoded by the exons CGCCAATCACTTACAGTTCCAACAGGACCCGCTAAtcacttacccctccaacagagCCTCACCAATCACTTTCCCCTACAACAG GACCCACCAATCACTTACCCCTCGAACAGGTCCCATCaatcactgacccccccccccaccaccaatcaCTTACCTCTACAACAGGACCCAGAAATCACTTACTTTTCCAACAGGCCCCCACCAATCACTTACCATTCTAAAAGAACACCACCAATAACTATCCCATCCAACAGGACCCACATAtcacttacccctccaacaggtcCTCATCAAACACTGACCCTTCCAAAAGGGTCCCACCAATCACATACTCCTCCAACAGTCCCCACCAATCACTTACTCCTCCAACAGGGTCCCACCAATCACACCCCTCCAACAGGCCCCCACCAATCACTTACCCCTCTAACAGGACCCCGCCAAtcacttacccctccaacag GACCCACCAATCACTTACCCCTCGAACAGGTCCCATCAATCACTGACCCCCCCCAAAACAGCCTCCCACCAATCACTTACCTCTACAACAGGACCCAGAAATCACTTACACTTCCAACAGGCCCCCACGAATCACTTAACACTCTAAAAGAACACCACTATCCCATCCAACTGGACCCACCAATCACTTACCCCACCAACAGGACTACACCAATTATTTACCCCTCCAATAGGACCACACCAATCACTTATCCCTCCAACAGGACACTGCCAATCACTTACCCTTCCAATAGGACCCCGCCAATCACCTACGCCTCCAGCAGGACCCTGCCAATCACTAACattccaaaatggcctcaccaatCACATACCCCTCCAAAAGGGACCCATCAAAGACTTCCCACTCCAATAGGACCCCGCCAATAA